The Rhizobium indicum genome has a segment encoding these proteins:
- a CDS encoding alpha/beta fold hydrolase, which produces MRRAEPFETSDGTILNVDMAGEGAAVIFQHGLCGDAAQTDEVFPLDAGFRRVTIEARGHGHSRAGHPERLSIATFCDDIAAYIEKNLTPPIVIGGISMGAAIALRLAIKRPDLVKALIIARPAWLTASAPENMEPNAEVGRLLKNLPPNDAKTAFLAGPVGVRLAAEAPDNLASLAGFFSRTPLDVTAELLTRISNDGPDVTDEDVGNLTVPTLVIGHDRDSIHPLGHAHALAERIAGARLVQITSKTESRPQYVADFRLAMGNFLKEL; this is translated from the coding sequence ATGAGACGGGCCGAACCGTTCGAAACCAGCGACGGAACCATTCTCAATGTCGATATGGCGGGCGAAGGCGCGGCCGTCATATTTCAGCATGGCTTATGCGGAGACGCGGCGCAGACCGATGAGGTCTTTCCGCTCGACGCAGGTTTTCGCCGGGTTACGATCGAAGCGCGCGGCCACGGCCATTCCCGGGCCGGCCATCCGGAGCGGTTGTCGATCGCGACCTTCTGCGATGATATCGCCGCCTATATCGAAAAGAACCTTACGCCGCCGATCGTGATCGGCGGCATCTCGATGGGCGCGGCGATCGCCTTGCGTCTCGCGATCAAGCGGCCCGATCTTGTCAAGGCACTGATCATCGCAAGGCCGGCCTGGCTGACGGCATCCGCGCCGGAGAATATGGAACCCAACGCCGAAGTCGGCCGGCTTCTGAAAAATCTGCCGCCAAATGACGCAAAGACAGCATTCCTGGCCGGGCCGGTGGGCGTGCGGCTCGCCGCCGAGGCGCCGGACAATCTGGCCTCGCTTGCCGGCTTTTTCTCCCGCACGCCTTTGGATGTGACCGCCGAACTGCTCACCAGGATTTCCAATGACGGTCCTGATGTGACCGACGAGGACGTCGGCAATCTCACCGTACCGACGCTGGTTATCGGCCATGATCGGGACAGCATTCATCCTCTTGGCCATGCGCATGCTCTTGCCGAGCGGATTGCCGGCGCGCGTTTGGTGCAGATCACATCGAAGACCGAGAGCCGCCCGCAATACGTTGCCGACTTCCGGCTTGCCATGGGCAATTTTCTGAAGGAGCTCTGA
- a CDS encoding sugar phosphate isomerase/epimerase family protein: MKLGIFAKTFEGTEPATVLNSVAGAGFTCAQYNMACSGLSPMPETITEAQARSVAEAARESGVEIVAVSGTFNMIHPDPAVREAGLRNLATLAERSTSMSTTLITLCTGTRDPIDQWKAHADNDTPEAWRDLLEAMGAAIEIAERYDVDLGIEPELANVVNSAEKAYRLITALKSPRVKIVLDPANLFEVTTLDEQRNIVSSAIDLLADRIVMAHAKDRNPDGSFATAGKGVLDYAHYLGRLKAIGFEGSLVTHGLSASEAAGAAAFLKTNLDGEPAGTGR, from the coding sequence ATGAAGCTCGGCATCTTCGCAAAGACCTTCGAGGGAACGGAACCCGCAACCGTTCTCAACTCGGTCGCTGGCGCCGGGTTCACCTGCGCCCAATACAATATGGCCTGCTCCGGCCTTTCGCCGATGCCGGAGACGATTACGGAAGCCCAGGCCCGCTCAGTTGCCGAAGCGGCGCGCGAGAGCGGCGTCGAGATCGTTGCCGTTTCGGGCACTTTCAACATGATCCATCCGGACCCCGCCGTGCGCGAGGCCGGCCTTCGCAACCTCGCGACTCTGGCCGAGCGCAGCACCAGCATGTCGACGACCTTGATCACGCTCTGCACCGGCACACGCGACCCCATCGATCAGTGGAAGGCGCATGCCGACAACGACACGCCGGAGGCCTGGCGGGATCTCCTCGAAGCCATGGGGGCAGCCATCGAGATCGCCGAGCGCTATGACGTGGATCTCGGCATCGAGCCCGAGCTTGCCAACGTCGTCAACTCGGCTGAGAAGGCGTATCGGCTGATCACGGCGCTGAAGAGCCCCCGCGTCAAGATCGTGCTCGATCCGGCCAATCTCTTCGAGGTCACGACGCTCGATGAGCAGCGGAACATTGTCTCTTCCGCCATTGACCTTCTGGCTGATCGGATCGTCATGGCGCATGCGAAAGATCGCAATCCGGACGGTAGTTTCGCGACTGCCGGCAAGGGTGTCCTCGACTACGCGCATTATCTCGGCCGTCTCAAGGCGATCGGCTTTGAGGGCAGTCTTGTCACGCATGGCCTTTCGGCTTCGGAGGCGGCCGGTGCGGCGGCTTTCCTGAAGACTAACCTCGACGGGGAACCCGCGGGGACAGGAAGATGA